A segment of the Streptomyces diastaticus subsp. diastaticus genome:
CGTCCTCATCGCTCTCATCGTGTTCCTCCCGGAGGGCATCACCACGGTCCGAGCCGCCTGGACGGGAGAGACACAGCGGGTGAGCAACCTCGCCCACGGTGCGCTCGTCTCCTGCGTCGGGCTCACGCTCCCGGTGGTGCTCGCCATCGGACTGCTCACCGACCAGACCGTGATCCTCGCCGAGAGCCCGGCGAACCTCTTGCTGCTCGGCGTGAGCCTGCTCTTGAGCCTCACGACGTTCAGCGCCAGGCGCGTCACCGCCATCCATGGCGCGGCCCACTTGTTCGTGTTCGTCCTCTACGGCATCAGCGTGTTCTCATGACGGCCCCGACGCGGCCGCGTCGACACTGAGCCGACGACGTGGCCTCCACCGGGGGGAACCGGTCGACGTCTGTGGGCCTGTCATCCACGGCCTCGTCGACGACGCACGCGGGCGGCAGTCACGGTCAGGCATCGCCCGGCGCGGTGGTGGTGCGGACCGGTCGCGAGTTCGGCCTCGCTCCGCGGGACGCCGCTTTCCCGGACTCACGAGATCAGGGCGTAGGCCGGCGGCGCTGGCGCGGCCTCACGTCCTCGCCGCTGCTGTATGCAGACAGACGTGCACCTCGTGCGGGCCCTAGGATCGTCCGTACAGCTAGGAGTGTCGACAACGAGCGTTGTCGACACCGAGGGGTATTGATCACGGCGAAGGCATCCGGGGTGGTGGAGGTGTCTGGGCTCCACACCGCGCACGAAGGTCTTCTGCCCCGTATCGCCCGGTTGACCGTTCACGGCAGGCCTCCGTCCTTCCTCATCGGTCAGCCCGCGCACCGTGAAGGCTCGGCCACCGCACGCCCAGCAGTCGGCTCCGACGTCGCCGCCCCTCCGACCGTGCCGGCCACCGACCCGGCGGGCCTGTGCGGTCACAGCACTGGCGGGCCGTCCTCCTCCGGAACGGCCCGTCGGCCCGCTGGAGCCGGGCGAGGCGGGCCCGGGCAGCCAGGCAGGGCTGGCCGGCACCGCACCCACCGAACGTCCGGAAATGATCGGCACGCAGAGCTGGCCCACGGTCCGCCCCTACGCCGTCGGCGTGCAGCGGACACAGGTCAGGCCGGCTCGCGCAGGAGTTGTTCCAGGCTGCCGAGGAGGCGCAGGGCGTCCGCGCGACGGGACGGGGGGAGGTCTGCCGGAGGATCGGGGGAGACCACGCGCAGGGCCGTGGCCGCCTGGCGGGCGAAGAGGGCCAGCAGGTCGAGCTCGGGGAGGCCGGAGCGGGCCTGCGGGGACGGGTCCAGGACCTCCAGGACGCCCAGCACCCGGCCGTCGCTGACCAGGGGTGCGGCCATCAGGGCGTCGGGCACGTACTCGGTGGACTCGGCGACCGAGCGGTCGAAGGAACGGTTGGCGGTGAGGTCGTCGACGACGACCGGTTCCCCCGAGGTGGCGACCCAGCCGGCGATGCCGCTGCCCGCCGGGAACCTGTTGCCGACCAGGAACTCCTCGCCCTCGCCGGAGACGGCCGCGAAGACGAGTTCGTCGCGTTCCTCGTCGAGGAGGAGGACGGAGCCCGCCGCCGCGCCGAAGATGGCGCGGGCCACCTCGACGACGGACTGGAGGAGTTCACGGCGCCGGGCGTCGCCGGCGGCGCCGGGAAGCGGGACCGGGGCGGTGACGGGGTCAGTTCTCGGAGTCATCGGATGCCTCTCCTGCCGGAAGGTGGTGCCGCGGCCCGAGCGTCACGTTGGCCGCGGACAGATAGAGGGCGCTCTTGAGCTGGAAGGGCGTCATCCTCGGACGGGCCGAGAGCAGACGCGCGCTGAGACCGGTGATGTACGGGGTGGCGAAGCTGTTGCCGGTGGTGCGGATGGTGGCGCCGCCCAGCCAGGGAACGGTCACGTTCTGGCCGGGGGCGAAGAACTCGACCGGCGGGGACGGGTTGTAGAGGTGGAGTGCGGGGTCGTCCTCCTGGTGGCTGCCGACGGAGAGCACCGAGGCGAACCGCCAGGGGAAGCTCTCCACCGGCGTGTTGTGGGCGGAGGCGACGAGCACCGTCCGGGCGAAGTAGGCGCGGTCGGCCAGTTCGTGCAGTTGGTGGGCGAACCGGGTCCGGGTGGTGGAGAGGCTGAGGTTGATCAGGTCGAACCCCTGGTCGACGGCCCACCGCAACCCCGCCAGGAGCACGTCCCCGGTGCCGGAGAACCGCTCGCCGAGCACCCGGACGCTGGTGATCTCGCACTCCGGCGCGGTGCGGCGGATGATGCCGGCGCAGGCGGTGCCGTGGCCGCAGGTGTCGCCGGTGGTGGTGGGAAGCACCTCGGCCTCACCGGTGGCCCCGTCCTTGACAACCACCCAGGAGCCGGCGAGTGGCCCGACCAGCGGGTGGTCCCGCTCCACGCCGGAGTCGACGACGCAGACCCGCACGCCGCGCCCGGTCCCCTCGGCGGGGCCGTCCGGCGCGGCGGGGTCGGCGACGACGGGCAGGTCGTCGGGGCCCCGGCCGCGCAGGCTCCAGGTCAGCGCGGTCCCGGGCGGTGCCCCGGTGGTGGTCGTCCCCATGGGTCAACTCGCCTTCTCGGTCGTGGTCGTACCGGCCTGGACGCCGTCGGGCCCGCCCAGCAGGGCTCGGGCGGCCCGCGCCCCTGGCAGGTGGCCCTTGTCGCTGAAGTGCTCCTCGGCGCGGCGGGCCTCCGCCTCGGCCCCCTCGTGCGCGCCGAGCGAGGCAAGGACCCGGGCCCGGTCGAGGGCGGCCGTCGCCCGCAGCGGGAGCGAGTCGGTCAGCGCGGCGGTGGC
Coding sequences within it:
- a CDS encoding GAF domain-containing protein, giving the protein MTPRTDPVTAPVPLPGAAGDARRRELLQSVVEVARAIFGAAAGSVLLLDEERDELVFAAVSGEGEEFLVGNRFPAGSGIAGWVATSGEPVVVDDLTANRSFDRSVAESTEYVPDALMAAPLVSDGRVLGVLEVLDPSPQARSGLPELDLLALFARQAATALRVVSPDPPADLPPSRRADALRLLGSLEQLLREPA
- a CDS encoding S8 family peptidase, producing MGTTTTGAPPGTALTWSLRGRGPDDLPVVADPAAPDGPAEGTGRGVRVCVVDSGVERDHPLVGPLAGSWVVVKDGATGEAEVLPTTTGDTCGHGTACAGIIRRTAPECEITSVRVLGERFSGTGDVLLAGLRWAVDQGFDLINLSLSTTRTRFAHQLHELADRAYFARTVLVASAHNTPVESFPWRFASVLSVGSHQEDDPALHLYNPSPPVEFFAPGQNVTVPWLGGATIRTTGNSFATPYITGLSARLLSARPRMTPFQLKSALYLSAANVTLGPRHHLPAGEASDDSEN